One Desmodus rotundus isolate HL8 chromosome 4, HLdesRot8A.1, whole genome shotgun sequence DNA segment encodes these proteins:
- the ENKUR gene encoding enkurin, whose translation MDSTCSSESIYNLIPSDWKEPPQPPRYISIFKTSIKEDMQKSKTAMKTMGPPKVEVPSPKDFLKKHSKEKTLPPKKKFDRTEPKKPPVPLRTDHPVMGVQSEKNFVSSNAADVIMGVAKKPKPIYVDKRTGDKHDLETSGLVPKYIHKKDYGVTPEYICKRNEEIKNAQEEYDNYIQENLRKAAMKRLSDEEREAVLEGLKKNWEEVHKEFQSLSVFDSMPKKTRKQKLEEKMKRLEHDIGVIEKHKIIYIANK comes from the exons gtATATATCAATTTTCAAGACATCTATAAAGGAGGACATGCAAAAATCTAAAACTGCAATGAAAACTATGGGACCACCAAAAGTTGAAGTACCTTCTCCAAAGGATTTcttgaagaaacattcaaaggaaaaaactctACCACCCA aaaaaaagtttgaTCGAACTGAGCCCAAAAAGCCTCCTGTGCCATTGAGGACTGATCACCCAGTCATGGGAGTACAGAGTGAAAAAAATTTTGTCAGTTCAAATGCAGCTGATGTCATTATGGGAGTGGCTAAAAAGCCTAAGCCGATTTATGTTGATAAAAGAACTGGAGACAAGCATGATCTTGAAACTTCTGGACTAGTTCCAAAGTACATCCATAAAAAG GATTATGGAGTCACACCTGAATATATATGTAAGcgaaatgaggaaataaagaacGCCCAGGAAGAATATGATAACTACATCCAGGAAAACCTCAGGAAAGCAGCTATGAAAAGGCTCTCTGATGAAGAAAGGGAAGCGGTGCTGGAG GGGCTGAAAAAGAACTGGGAAGAGGTGCATAAAGAGTTCCAGTCCCTCTCAGTCTTCGATTCCATGCCAAAGAAAACCCGCaagcagaagctggaagaaaaaatgaagcgACTGGAACATGACATCGGTGTCATAGAAAAGcacaaaattatttatattgcCAATAAGTAA